A region of Streptomyces halobius DNA encodes the following proteins:
- the bufB gene encoding MNIO family bufferin maturase, with protein sequence MRIPCHGPGARGAAIAPGEAAGTATRTGSAAQRTTPDLGFGLGLRGPHIPYIREHRPPVDFFEIISENYLKPRTARRRALDEIAERYPIVLHGVSLSIGSTDPLDLDYLRHLKRLADAVDTPWVSDHVCWTGVLGVHTHDLLPLPFTEESLRHVIQRARTVQDMLERPLLLENPSSYLQFRASTLTEWEFLGRLAEDADCGLLLDVNNVYVSAVNHGFDPETYLKALPHHRVAQMHLAGHTDYGTHLIDTHDADVPNPVWELYRLAVELTGGAAATLIERDDGLPPFPVLRAELDTARAVAAAAIGQEGGGDD encoded by the coding sequence ATGCGAATTCCATGTCACGGTCCTGGCGCCCGAGGAGCAGCAATAGCGCCGGGAGAGGCGGCCGGCACGGCGACGCGGACAGGCAGCGCAGCCCAACGCACCACCCCTGATCTGGGGTTCGGACTCGGACTGCGCGGACCTCACATCCCGTATATCCGCGAGCACCGGCCGCCCGTCGACTTCTTCGAGATCATCTCCGAGAACTATCTGAAGCCCCGGACCGCCCGGCGACGTGCCCTGGACGAGATCGCCGAGCGCTATCCGATCGTCCTGCACGGGGTGTCCCTGTCGATCGGGAGCACCGACCCGCTCGACCTCGACTACCTGCGTCACCTGAAGCGCCTGGCGGACGCCGTGGACACCCCGTGGGTGTCGGACCATGTGTGCTGGACCGGAGTGCTCGGCGTGCACACTCACGACCTGCTGCCGCTCCCCTTCACCGAGGAGTCGCTACGGCATGTCATCCAGCGCGCCCGCACCGTGCAGGACATGCTGGAGCGGCCCCTCCTCCTGGAAAACCCCAGCAGCTACCTGCAGTTCCGCGCTTCGACGCTCACCGAGTGGGAGTTCCTGGGCCGGCTGGCCGAGGACGCGGACTGCGGACTGCTGCTCGACGTCAACAACGTCTACGTCTCCGCCGTCAACCACGGCTTCGACCCGGAGACGTACCTGAAGGCTCTGCCGCACCACCGCGTGGCGCAGATGCACCTGGCCGGACACACCGACTACGGCACGCACCTGATCGACACCCACGACGCGGACGTGCCGAACCCGGTCTGGGAGCTGTACCGGCTCGCCGTGGAGCTCACCGGGGGCGCCGCCGCCACCCTCATCGAACGCGACGACGGTCTCCCGCCCTTCCCCGTGCTCCGGGCCGAACTCGACACGGCCAGGGCAGTGGCCGCGGCAGCCATCGGGCAGGAAGGCGGCGGCGATGACTGA
- a CDS encoding HvfC/BufC N-terminal domain-containing protein, with protein sequence MTDVPCSLAAIQRWMQGALLAPGGAAQATEGAQTAQVAEVVAAPGRLTAEECFGIYYRGYRLRLLRCMRDQYPGMVRLLGRELFDRFALDYVDAHPSRSPSLDGLGAGFPGHLARTRPDAASDGAPREEWIDLLIDLARYERDFAAVLDGPEADGGAAPWTEPEPGSGADPGSGSGAGPNSGSGTRLFEAQFPVHRYAAAVRRGEDPEPPTAEPVFLALSCQNGTVVVHDRAESRYRTRQTAHRPSPAA encoded by the coding sequence ATGACTGACGTCCCGTGCTCGCTCGCGGCGATACAGCGGTGGATGCAGGGCGCGCTGCTGGCACCGGGCGGGGCCGCGCAGGCGACGGAGGGGGCACAGACGGCGCAGGTGGCGGAGGTGGTCGCCGCGCCCGGGCGGCTGACGGCCGAGGAGTGCTTCGGTATCTACTACCGCGGCTACCGCCTCCGGCTGCTGCGCTGCATGCGCGACCAGTACCCCGGGATGGTCCGTCTACTGGGCCGCGAGCTCTTCGACCGGTTCGCGCTGGACTACGTGGACGCGCACCCGTCCCGCTCGCCGAGCCTCGACGGCCTCGGCGCCGGCTTCCCCGGCCATCTGGCCCGTACCCGACCGGACGCCGCCTCGGACGGCGCGCCACGCGAGGAGTGGATCGACCTGCTGATCGATCTGGCCCGGTACGAGCGGGATTTCGCGGCCGTCCTCGATGGCCCCGAGGCCGACGGGGGCGCCGCCCCGTGGACCGAGCCGGAGCCCGGCTCCGGGGCCGACCCGGGCTCCGGCTCGGGGGCGGGCCCGAACTCCGGCTCGGGGACACGGCTCTTCGAGGCCCAGTTCCCCGTCCACCGCTACGCCGCCGCCGTCCGCCGCGGGGAAGACCCGGAACCGCCCACCGCCGAACCGGTCTTCCTCGCCCTGTCCTGCCAGAACGGCACCGTCGTCGTCCACGACCGCGCCGAATCCCGCTACCGGACCCGTCAGACGGCGCACCGGCCGTCCCCTGCCGCATGA
- a CDS encoding ferritin-like domain-containing protein, which yields MPHLTTPLAVRAIDGITTRDELADHLGDAARIELSTIPPYPYAAYSLKTPGYSQRAQGASAQRTLIGIAIEEMLHMALVRNVMVATGCETVKTKDGNQRKASRFYDKDSIPTYPGDMSHRTPPLPLHLQRISTAAVEGFMEVELPETAQQQLLTSADDYSYQTLGELYDAIGKGIVHLTGTKDITWGLTESRWQQQYLRAFWNQWGGPPKPIPVVDQGSALDALYIIVSQGEGAPDEQEESHYEKFTRIRDHVDGIGVVCDDSGRQKYTIDSGDEAVWPVVTDPNASDFTGSLKQLALLSDAAYCYVLALLDKLYLTPADDPDSGPGQGEPHPTSKRYALERGFIAAMQGVLSPVANILVSTPLTDGPNAGRHAGPTFGHYDFQGVPPRQALLDLCTDKDLATDFPQLGGSDGVLNQIRLLPDFTI from the coding sequence ATGCCCCACCTCACGACTCCCCTGGCCGTCCGGGCGATCGACGGCATCACCACCCGCGACGAACTGGCCGATCACCTCGGCGACGCGGCACGCATCGAGCTGTCGACCATTCCGCCCTACCCCTACGCGGCGTACTCCCTCAAGACGCCCGGCTACTCGCAGCGGGCCCAGGGCGCATCAGCGCAGCGCACCCTCATCGGCATCGCGATCGAGGAGATGCTGCACATGGCACTGGTGCGGAACGTGATGGTCGCCACCGGCTGCGAGACGGTGAAGACGAAGGACGGGAATCAGCGGAAGGCGTCCCGCTTCTACGACAAGGACAGCATCCCCACCTACCCCGGTGACATGAGCCACCGCACCCCACCCCTGCCCCTTCACCTGCAGCGCATCTCCACCGCCGCCGTTGAGGGGTTCATGGAGGTCGAGCTCCCCGAGACCGCACAGCAGCAGCTCCTCACATCCGCCGACGACTACTCGTACCAGACACTCGGCGAGCTGTACGACGCGATCGGCAAGGGCATCGTCCACCTGACCGGAACGAAAGACATCACCTGGGGACTGACGGAGTCCCGCTGGCAGCAGCAGTACCTGCGGGCGTTCTGGAACCAGTGGGGAGGCCCGCCCAAGCCCATCCCGGTCGTGGACCAGGGGAGCGCACTCGACGCCCTCTACATCATCGTCTCCCAGGGCGAGGGCGCCCCCGACGAGCAGGAGGAGTCCCACTACGAGAAGTTCACCCGCATCCGCGACCACGTGGACGGCATCGGTGTCGTGTGCGACGACTCCGGACGGCAAAAATACACCATCGACAGCGGAGACGAGGCCGTCTGGCCGGTGGTGACCGACCCGAACGCCTCCGACTTCACCGGATCGCTCAAGCAGCTGGCACTGCTCTCCGACGCGGCTTACTGCTATGTGCTGGCGCTGCTGGACAAGCTCTACCTGACTCCGGCGGACGACCCCGACTCCGGCCCCGGGCAGGGCGAGCCGCACCCGACGTCCAAGCGGTACGCCCTCGAACGCGGCTTCATCGCCGCCATGCAGGGAGTCCTCTCTCCGGTCGCCAACATCCTGGTGAGCACACCCCTCACCGACGGGCCGAACGCCGGCCGGCACGCCGGGCCCACGTTCGGCCACTACGACTTCCAGGGCGTGCCGCCCAGGCAGGCTCTCCTGGACCTGTGCACCGACAAGGACCTGGCGACGGACTTCCCCCAACTGGGCGGCAGCGACGGCGTCCTGAACCAGATCAGGCTGCTCCCCGACTTCACGATCTAG
- a CDS encoding terpene synthase family protein: MGHRTAGITPALNDYASMRQHTAAGSATLAWAEIVDGEEIPGRESDAPAVRALTELAFTTAAWDDDLFSYGKELWFARRERTPSPCRLNLVDILRHEYGHSYEQALREAGQLCDRLTLRFVELRDRVLTRASAPLSAYLDHLSHLIPGNLAWGLAADRYRNPDGRSPDAVTTSGSTTSTPPKDTSPVPIPSVAWWWDPGLGA; this comes from the coding sequence ATGGGCCACCGCACTGCGGGCATCACACCCGCACTGAACGACTACGCCTCCATGCGGCAGCACACCGCAGCGGGTTCCGCAACGCTCGCCTGGGCGGAGATTGTCGACGGTGAGGAGATCCCCGGCCGGGAATCTGATGCGCCTGCGGTGCGTGCCCTGACTGAACTCGCCTTCACCACCGCCGCCTGGGACGACGACCTGTTCTCCTATGGCAAGGAGCTGTGGTTCGCCCGCCGTGAGCGCACACCGTCTCCCTGCCGGCTCAACCTGGTCGACATCCTGCGGCACGAATACGGTCACTCCTACGAACAGGCCCTGCGGGAGGCGGGGCAGCTGTGCGATCGGCTCACCCTCCGATTCGTCGAACTACGCGATCGCGTGCTGACCCGCGCCAGTGCTCCGCTGAGCGCCTACCTGGACCACCTGTCCCATCTGATACCCGGGAACCTCGCCTGGGGGCTGGCAGCAGACCGCTACCGCAACCCCGACGGACGATCCCCTGACGCCGTCACCACCTCCGGCTCCACGACCTCCACCCCGCCGAAGGACACCAGCCCTGTGCCCATCCCTTCCGTCGCCTGGTGGTGGGACCCCGGCCTCGGTGCGTGA
- a CDS encoding fatty acid desaturase family protein, translating to MAAELDNVYSRTIGTLDENDVRYLRSIVRAQRALEAAGRCTIQFGRSRPARVAGVLALAAAKILDNLEIGHNVLHGQYDWAKDPHLHSDSYEWDTILPARLWRYQHNFVHHVYANIYGLDENLRAGPIRLSVQQPWQPHHIAGPLLLLATAPIAELAIALHAADEIGRGSTSSDLKSTPKRLRQDILLKAARQAAKDLVLFPLLSGRRAGDTLIANSSALVLRNLWIFAISLCNHYPEDVTVFNQDVLENETRGQRYVRQIRGAANIEGSRMLHILAGHFTHHIEHHLFPDVPSSRYREISYQVRNICERYGIPYTTASFPAQIASAFRNLCALALPPNGRKSFARRSRRHESGDWR from the coding sequence TTGGCCGCCGAACTCGACAACGTCTACAGCCGGACTATCGGCACACTGGATGAGAACGACGTCCGCTACCTGCGATCCATCGTACGCGCTCAGCGAGCCCTGGAAGCAGCTGGCCGCTGCACTATCCAGTTCGGGCGCTCCCGTCCGGCAAGAGTGGCGGGTGTACTGGCGCTGGCAGCCGCAAAGATTCTGGATAACCTGGAGATCGGCCACAATGTCCTCCACGGACAGTACGACTGGGCGAAGGATCCCCACCTCCACTCCGACTCCTATGAATGGGACACGATCCTACCGGCGCGCCTGTGGCGCTATCAGCACAACTTCGTGCACCACGTCTATGCCAACATTTACGGCCTGGACGAGAACCTGAGAGCCGGGCCGATTCGCCTCTCTGTGCAGCAGCCATGGCAGCCTCACCACATTGCTGGTCCTCTGCTGCTTCTCGCTACTGCCCCTATCGCTGAACTGGCCATCGCACTACACGCCGCGGACGAGATTGGGCGCGGCAGCACTTCGTCCGACCTTAAGTCGACCCCGAAGCGGCTACGTCAGGACATCCTCCTTAAAGCCGCCCGGCAAGCGGCCAAGGACCTCGTCCTGTTCCCGCTTCTTTCAGGACGCCGGGCCGGGGACACGCTTATCGCCAACTCTTCGGCCCTCGTTCTCCGAAATCTCTGGATCTTCGCGATTTCACTATGCAACCACTATCCGGAGGACGTCACAGTTTTCAACCAGGACGTTCTGGAGAACGAGACACGAGGCCAGCGGTACGTCAGACAGATCCGTGGCGCCGCCAACATCGAAGGCAGTCGAATGCTGCACATCCTTGCCGGCCATTTCACTCATCACATCGAGCATCATCTCTTCCCGGATGTCCCTTCGTCTCGCTACCGCGAGATCTCATATCAGGTCCGGAACATCTGTGAGCGGTACGGCATCCCGTATACCACCGCGAGTTTCCCAGCTCAGATTGCCTCGGCTTTCCGCAACCTCTGCGCCCTCGCCCTTCCCCCGAACGGACGCAAGAGCTTTGCGCGGCGCTCACGCCGGCATGAGAGTGGTGATTGGAGATGA
- a CDS encoding ferredoxin reductase, which yields MLRPVAGLLTSPHSVDTYLELIHPAWTRSEVRAIVTRVEHPTAAAVTLTLRPNQAWRGHMPGQHVQLGVQIGGVRRARTFSIASSPDRPDGLLEITATCTGGRFTTYLRDKVRVGTVVALSTAQGQFVLPQHTPEGLLFICGGSGITPALSMVRTLVMRNRTEPVGLLHYSRSPDLQLYRRQTEALSKRHSALQLLTFFTRGQRATGSVHFSERHLNEIPGYAAREVFVSGPAELISAVTTHFNARHPRTRVHAECFQPATPTDRQSEGRWLVEFATSGRRAQSSGECLLDQAENMGLTPEYGCRQGICGRCIRPLIRGSVSDVAAGNTISEPGSPVRLCVCVPESDVVLDL from the coding sequence ATGCTCCGGCCGGTCGCTGGTCTGCTCACATCGCCGCACAGTGTGGACACTTACCTCGAATTGATCCACCCGGCCTGGACCCGGTCAGAGGTCCGGGCGATCGTCACCCGTGTCGAGCATCCGACCGCAGCCGCAGTAACTCTCACTTTGCGCCCAAACCAGGCATGGCGGGGCCATATGCCGGGCCAGCACGTCCAATTAGGGGTACAGATCGGAGGCGTCCGCCGCGCCCGCACTTTCTCCATCGCATCCAGCCCTGACCGGCCCGATGGGCTGCTGGAGATCACTGCCACCTGCACCGGCGGTCGATTCACCACCTACCTCCGCGACAAGGTACGCGTTGGCACGGTGGTGGCCCTGTCCACTGCCCAGGGGCAGTTCGTCCTGCCCCAGCACACCCCAGAGGGACTGCTGTTCATCTGCGGCGGGAGCGGCATCACCCCGGCCCTCTCGATGGTCCGCACCCTCGTCATGCGCAACCGCACGGAGCCAGTCGGTCTACTGCATTACAGTCGCAGTCCCGACCTGCAGCTATACCGACGTCAGACCGAGGCTCTGTCCAAGCGCCACTCCGCGCTGCAACTCCTGACCTTCTTTACCCGCGGCCAACGCGCGACGGGCTCCGTGCACTTCAGTGAACGGCACTTGAACGAAATCCCGGGATACGCAGCCAGAGAGGTTTTCGTCAGCGGGCCAGCTGAGCTGATCAGCGCAGTCACGACCCACTTCAACGCCCGGCACCCCAGGACCCGAGTACACGCCGAATGCTTCCAGCCGGCAACACCCACCGATCGACAGTCCGAGGGACGGTGGCTTGTCGAATTCGCCACCAGCGGGCGTCGGGCGCAATCCAGCGGGGAGTGTTTGCTGGACCAAGCAGAGAACATGGGGCTGACCCCCGAATACGGTTGTCGGCAAGGCATCTGCGGTCGTTGCATCCGCCCCCTGATCAGGGGCAGCGTCAGCGATGTGGCGGCAGGAAACACGATCAGCGAGCCCGGGTCCCCTGTCCGGCTGTGCGTCTGTGTCCCTGAAAGCGACGTCGTTCTCGACCTTTGA
- a CDS encoding aminotransferase class I/II-fold pyridoxal phosphate-dependent enzyme, producing MDVLDKCRSWTTDHLRSIGLDSYYRTVDDCFGGTEAHFEGRRVVIAASHDYLGLSGDDRVREAAVEAVRRYGTSLGCSRAVSGSLALHEDLEDRLARMLGQQAAAVVPSGFQANLMLAPLLGTGDVAFSDFANHASLRETVGLSAGEERRFRHADLAQLEQMLDAAPSQAGKVVLTDGMFSVDGDVCDLPGITRLARACGARVVVDSSHDLGVLGVNGAGVTEHFGTGADIVTSALSKSLASVGGVIAGPSEMIHYLRFHARAFTFTAAASPANVAAALAALEILQSEPERRIRLLTLAERLHNGLRAMGFDTGGSTTPVVPVHVGERMRCFRTWQALCEAGVFSTPMVYPAVPEGSELLRITLTAAHTDGHLEQVLTAFEQVGRKEGIIPDSTPDTYTPVRITGLPVQAQARPV from the coding sequence ATGGATGTGCTGGATAAGTGCCGCTCCTGGACTACGGACCATCTGCGGAGCATTGGGCTCGACTCCTACTACCGAACCGTTGATGATTGCTTCGGCGGAACTGAGGCACATTTCGAAGGCAGGCGGGTAGTGATAGCTGCCTCACACGATTACCTGGGCCTTTCTGGGGATGACCGGGTCCGTGAGGCGGCTGTCGAGGCCGTTCGCCGCTATGGCACTTCGCTTGGATGTTCCCGGGCGGTCAGCGGCTCACTGGCGCTGCACGAGGACCTGGAGGACCGGCTGGCGCGCATGCTCGGGCAACAGGCCGCGGCAGTGGTGCCCTCGGGCTTCCAGGCGAACCTGATGCTGGCCCCGCTGTTGGGCACTGGCGACGTAGCTTTCAGTGACTTCGCCAACCATGCCTCACTGCGCGAGACCGTCGGTCTGAGCGCGGGTGAGGAGAGGAGGTTCCGGCACGCCGACCTGGCGCAGTTGGAGCAGATGCTCGATGCGGCGCCGTCCCAGGCCGGCAAGGTGGTCCTGACCGACGGGATGTTCTCAGTGGACGGGGATGTATGCGACCTTCCTGGCATCACTCGGCTCGCGCGGGCCTGCGGCGCCCGGGTCGTGGTGGACAGTTCGCATGACCTGGGCGTGCTCGGCGTGAACGGCGCCGGGGTCACAGAACATTTCGGCACCGGTGCGGACATCGTCACAAGTGCGCTTTCTAAGAGCCTGGCCTCGGTCGGCGGGGTGATCGCCGGCCCCTCGGAGATGATCCACTATCTGCGTTTCCACGCCAGGGCCTTCACTTTCACAGCGGCCGCCTCTCCAGCCAACGTCGCGGCGGCTCTTGCCGCCCTGGAGATCCTGCAGAGCGAGCCGGAGCGCCGCATCCGGTTGCTGACGCTGGCTGAGCGGCTGCATAACGGACTCCGGGCGATGGGGTTTGATACAGGCGGTTCGACCACGCCGGTAGTGCCGGTTCATGTCGGGGAGAGAATGCGCTGCTTCCGAACGTGGCAGGCCTTGTGTGAAGCGGGGGTGTTCAGCACTCCTATGGTCTATCCCGCTGTGCCTGAGGGGAGTGAGCTATTGCGCATCACGCTGACCGCGGCGCATACGGACGGCCATCTGGAGCAGGTTCTGACGGCCTTCGAGCAGGTAGGGCGTAAAGAAGGCATCATCCCGGACTCTACGCCGGATACGTACACCCCGGTGCGCATCACCGGCTTGCCGGTGCAGGCGCAGGCGAGGCCCGTGTGA
- a CDS encoding SDR family NAD(P)-dependent oxidoreductase has translation MTTALVTGASYGIGHEIAHELAARGYDLILVARSADALYDLAHDVESRYTVSTTVLPANLAAPGELELVANSAGAIDILVNNAGAALAAPFTSTAWEGQKATEKAMLALNVSAPTRLIHAALPQMMRRGFGRVLNIGSVSGTAPVWASSTYGPSKAYLLALTQSISRSREIRASNVRLTCLVLGHTVSEFHKRAGIPPSPRVITLPARFIANAAVRAIHRPSPPVTYVPSIRYKFLNSLVKYAPQVLTMAPGLVTDFTAAGGEQHQSCARDADFRAS, from the coding sequence ATGACCACAGCGCTGGTGACCGGCGCCAGCTACGGCATCGGTCACGAAATTGCCCACGAGCTGGCTGCACGTGGATACGACCTCATCCTGGTCGCCAGGAGCGCTGACGCCCTGTACGACCTGGCCCACGACGTCGAATCCCGGTACACAGTCAGTACGACAGTTCTGCCGGCGAACCTCGCCGCCCCGGGTGAACTGGAGCTGGTCGCCAACTCGGCAGGCGCCATCGACATCCTTGTCAACAACGCCGGCGCAGCTCTCGCTGCCCCTTTTACGAGTACTGCTTGGGAAGGGCAGAAAGCCACCGAGAAGGCAATGCTCGCGCTCAATGTCAGTGCACCGACTCGCCTGATCCATGCGGCGCTTCCGCAGATGATGCGGCGTGGCTTCGGGCGGGTCCTCAACATCGGCTCAGTAAGCGGGACTGCTCCGGTCTGGGCGTCATCAACCTATGGCCCGAGCAAGGCTTATTTGTTGGCGTTGACCCAGTCGATCAGCCGCTCTCGGGAGATCCGTGCATCGAACGTACGGCTGACATGCTTGGTGCTGGGCCACACGGTCTCCGAGTTTCACAAACGTGCCGGAATTCCGCCCTCCCCGAGGGTTATCACTCTCCCTGCTCGCTTTATAGCCAACGCAGCTGTCCGAGCAATCCACCGCCCCAGCCCGCCGGTCACCTATGTCCCCAGCATCCGCTATAAGTTCCTTAATTCCCTGGTCAAGTATGCTCCCCAGGTACTCACAATGGCCCCCGGCCTAGTAACCGATTTCACCGCCGCAGGGGGTGAACAGCACCAGTCGTGTGCGCGCGACGCCGATTTTCGCGCAAGTTGA
- a CDS encoding transposase → MAERLPDRNMQALQQLGRLFPLHHVQPVGSGACGTGARGRCRKTQNVIEPSALVIDDTGFLKDGEASACVSRQYTSNSGKFTKCQAGSPSSPGLRPRLGHCELASVPPQDLEPASPRADTDRRGRSSPRRVRARPAIAEEEDADRPDARRGRRWTHEPGSGRWPTCAAAAATSSPTARSPVPAA, encoded by the coding sequence ATGGCCGAGCGACTGCCGGACAGGAACATGCAGGCTCTGCAGCAGCTCGGCAGGCTCTTTCCGCTTCATCACGTCCAGCCCGTGGGATCCGGCGCATGTGGGACCGGGGCGCGTGGAAGATGCAGGAAGACGCAGAACGTCATCGAGCCGAGCGCATTGGTCATCGATGACACAGGCTTCCTCAAGGACGGCGAGGCGTCAGCGTGCGTGTCGCGGCAGTACACCAGCAACTCCGGCAAGTTCACCAAGTGCCAGGCAGGGAGTCCCTCTTCACCTGGCCTCCGACCACGCCTCGGCCACTGTGAACTGGCGTCCGTTCCTCCCCAAGACCTCGAACCCGCCTCGCCGAGGGCTGACACCGATCGGCGCGGCCGGTCATCTCCGAGGAGGGTGAGAGCCCGGCCGGCCATCGCCGAGGAGGAGGACGCTGATCGGCCAGACGCCCGCCGGGGACGCCGGTGGACGCATGAGCCGGGCAGCGGGCGGTGGCCCACCTGTGCCGCGGCGGCCGCCACGTCGAGTCCGACGGCACGCTCGCCCGTCCCGGCCGCCTAG
- a CDS encoding carboxymuconolactone decarboxylase family protein, producing MARITLRDPATMTPRERELYDLFPINLVRAMLVADPDVTEAFLRQGNALQNSALSPPLRELTILRVAALTGCDYERHHHEPRAKQVGASDKDIVAATTGDLSALDPTQAALLRYAEECVTKRKASVESFEAARAALGDNGVAIATMLIGHYVLNAIFAESLEVDTDQQPPDWSSADKKDQSPAGEAAPGRRVNPSS from the coding sequence ATGGCCCGGATCACGCTTCGCGACCCCGCCACGATGACCCCGCGTGAGCGGGAGCTTTACGACCTGTTCCCCATCAACCTGGTACGGGCCATGCTCGTCGCGGACCCCGATGTCACGGAGGCTTTCCTGCGTCAGGGCAATGCACTGCAGAATTCGGCACTGAGCCCTCCGCTGCGGGAACTCACGATCCTGCGGGTTGCCGCCCTCACCGGCTGCGACTATGAGCGCCACCACCATGAGCCGCGGGCGAAACAGGTGGGGGCCTCCGACAAGGACATCGTCGCGGCCACGACCGGCGACCTCTCCGCCCTCGACCCTACACAGGCCGCGCTGTTGCGCTACGCAGAGGAATGCGTGACCAAGCGGAAGGCCAGCGTCGAATCCTTCGAGGCCGCCCGCGCCGCGCTGGGCGACAACGGTGTAGCGATCGCCACCATGCTCATCGGTCACTACGTCCTGAACGCGATCTTCGCGGAGAGCCTGGAAGTCGACACCGACCAGCAGCCGCCCGATTGGTCCAGCGCCGACAAGAAGGACCAGTCGCCCGCCGGCGAAGCCGCCCCCGGCAGGCGCGTCAACCCATCATCGTAG
- a CDS encoding amidohydrolase family protein: MTRQNISEENGARTLQRRTCQDTSEEKRAMTHSLAGVVDGIIDTHVHQWDPFTTPRQASPAAKFYRAAPHLVEKAFGKLAPVKQRQLILTPRYVAQPFLPEQYAADAEGVAKVVGAPVVALVHVEAGWQGKEPLAPVEETKWLISLPWGSDGLPDLVAITAHANPTDPHCGTLIDAHLQASPKVTCIRQLAAWHPDPKVLNWFDEPGLLKSRDFLAGFSAIAERGLPFEATVYSGQLPDVEILAHEYPETTIIVSHYATPVGVFGPTGTDTGDTAAKRADIYRTWKDNIAAVAERPNVVAKHSGCAFPQLGFGHSPDGNIGGLEKLQELLQPMVDHVTDSFGPDRVMFGSNFPMDKPNASLPDIIGMLVNVLGPRGEDVLRKVFRDNAMRVYRIDA; the protein is encoded by the coding sequence GTGACGCGCCAGAACATTTCAGAGGAGAACGGTGCCAGAACGCTTCAGAGGAGAACGTGCCAGGACACTTCAGAGGAGAAAAGGGCAATGACACACAGTCTCGCGGGCGTTGTCGATGGGATCATCGACACCCACGTCCACCAATGGGATCCCTTTACGACGCCGCGCCAGGCCAGTCCCGCGGCGAAGTTCTACCGGGCGGCACCGCACCTGGTCGAGAAGGCATTCGGCAAGCTGGCGCCGGTGAAGCAGCGGCAGCTCATCCTGACTCCGAGGTACGTGGCACAGCCCTTCCTGCCCGAACAGTACGCCGCTGACGCCGAGGGGGTCGCCAAGGTCGTAGGAGCGCCCGTCGTCGCCCTCGTGCATGTGGAGGCGGGATGGCAGGGCAAGGAGCCGCTGGCGCCGGTGGAGGAGACCAAGTGGCTGATCTCCCTTCCCTGGGGCAGTGACGGTCTACCGGACCTGGTCGCGATCACGGCGCACGCGAACCCCACCGACCCGCACTGCGGCACCCTGATCGATGCCCACCTGCAGGCCAGTCCCAAGGTCACGTGCATACGTCAGCTCGCTGCCTGGCACCCTGACCCCAAGGTCCTGAACTGGTTCGACGAACCTGGGCTCCTCAAGAGCCGAGACTTCCTCGCCGGTTTCTCCGCGATCGCCGAACGGGGCCTGCCCTTTGAGGCCACGGTCTACTCCGGCCAGCTCCCAGACGTCGAGATCCTGGCGCATGAATACCCCGAGACGACCATCATCGTGAGTCACTACGCAACGCCAGTCGGCGTGTTCGGTCCCACGGGCACCGACACCGGGGACACCGCTGCCAAACGCGCGGACATCTACCGCACCTGGAAGGACAACATCGCCGCCGTGGCAGAGCGCCCCAACGTGGTCGCCAAACACTCCGGTTGCGCGTTCCCGCAACTGGGTTTTGGCCACTCACCCGACGGCAACATCGGCGGCCTCGAAAAGCTCCAGGAACTCCTGCAGCCCATGGTCGATCATGTGACCGATTCCTTCGGTCCCGACCGTGTGATGTTCGGATCGAACTTTCCCATGGACAAGCCCAACGCCTCACTGCCCGACATCATCGGCATGCTGGTCAACGTTCTGGGACCACGCGGCGAAGACGTCCTGCGCAAGGTGTTCCGCGACAACGCCATGCGCGTGTACCGGATCGACGCTTAG